The following proteins are co-located in the Mycolicibacterium goodii genome:
- a CDS encoding septum formation family protein, translating to MTTPPGPPPPPYGSHGYPPPPPLPYANDTGHLPPPPRKRTRPWVVVAIVVVVLAVLAAGAAVAVYYVTERDSTEASAAKVGHCLAEIPDSSRVLYVQTVACDQPHKGEVFSVMQMPDGDFPGEGAVLEYTDKCGPALKQYAPAAADDPEIRTLVLYPTADSWQRGDRTVTCIATSENSRTGKIG from the coding sequence ATGACCACCCCGCCCGGTCCCCCACCACCGCCGTACGGATCGCACGGATACCCGCCGCCTCCTCCGCTGCCCTATGCCAACGACACCGGCCACCTCCCACCGCCACCGCGGAAGCGGACCCGGCCGTGGGTCGTCGTCGCGATCGTCGTGGTGGTGCTCGCGGTACTGGCGGCCGGCGCGGCCGTGGCGGTGTACTACGTGACCGAGCGCGACTCGACCGAGGCGTCGGCGGCGAAGGTCGGTCACTGCCTGGCCGAGATCCCCGACAGCAGCAGGGTGCTCTACGTGCAGACCGTGGCATGCGATCAGCCGCACAAGGGCGAGGTGTTCTCGGTGATGCAGATGCCCGACGGCGACTTCCCCGGTGAGGGCGCGGTGCTGGAGTACACCGACAAATGCGGGCCGGCGCTCAAGCAGTACGCGCCTGCGGCGGCCGACGATCCGGAGATCCGGACGCTGGTGCTGTACCCGACGGCCGATTCGTGGCAACGCGGCGACCGCACGGTTACATGCATCGCGACCAGCGAAAACAGCAGGACCGGGAAGATAGGGTGA
- a CDS encoding LysR family transcriptional regulator: MAKSFTLVQLRYFTAVARHENMRAAALDLNVTQSTLSAAIHQLEREVGAELFQRLSSRGLRLTAEGRRLLIGAKTVLEDADQLYQSVRAEREELVGELVVGIFSPIAPFHAPHILTAVEQRHPGLKLSFLEGDQETLIRAVRDGICEIAVMYDLGVGTEFDYRTLERIPPHVLVSADHPRAAHPEQPVHLRDFEDEPFVLLDLKHSREYYLDIFKRLDLRPRIRHFVSGYETVRSYVGLGQGYSVLNRRLVHDLTYAGRRIVALDLADDVPPIEVVLVRLRDARLTRKASAVEEVCIDLHAATAHDQR; the protein is encoded by the coding sequence ATGGCGAAGTCGTTCACCCTCGTGCAGTTGCGGTACTTCACGGCAGTCGCGCGGCACGAGAACATGCGGGCGGCCGCGCTCGACCTCAACGTCACGCAGTCCACGCTGTCCGCGGCGATCCACCAGCTCGAGCGTGAGGTCGGCGCCGAGCTGTTCCAGCGGCTCTCCAGCCGTGGCCTGCGCCTGACCGCCGAGGGCCGCAGGCTGCTGATCGGTGCCAAGACGGTCCTGGAGGACGCCGACCAGCTGTACCAGTCGGTGCGTGCCGAACGTGAGGAACTCGTCGGCGAGCTCGTGGTGGGCATCTTCTCGCCGATCGCGCCGTTTCACGCACCGCACATCCTCACCGCCGTCGAGCAACGCCACCCCGGCCTCAAGCTGTCATTCCTGGAGGGCGACCAGGAGACCCTCATCCGGGCCGTGCGTGACGGGATCTGCGAGATCGCGGTGATGTACGACCTCGGCGTCGGCACCGAATTCGACTACCGGACGCTGGAACGGATCCCGCCGCACGTGCTGGTCTCGGCCGACCACCCGCGGGCCGCCCACCCCGAGCAGCCGGTGCATCTGCGCGATTTCGAGGACGAACCGTTCGTGCTGCTCGACCTCAAACACAGCCGCGAGTACTACCTCGACATCTTCAAGCGCCTCGACCTGCGTCCGCGGATCCGGCACTTCGTCTCCGGGTACGAGACCGTGCGCTCCTATGTGGGCCTCGGACAGGGCTACTCGGTACTGAACCGGCGGCTCGTCCACGACCTGACCTACGCCGGGCGGCGTATCGTCGCGCTCGACCTGGCCGACGACGTCCCGCCCATCGAGGTGGTTTTGGTCCGGCTGCGCGACGCGCGGCTCACCCGCAAGGCGTCGGCGGTCGAAGAGGTCTGCATCGACCTGCACGCCGCCACCGCCCATGACCAGCGCTGA
- the thiD gene encoding bifunctional hydroxymethylpyrimidine kinase/phosphomethylpyrimidine kinase, producing MKLLPLTPPGQTPTRVMTIAGTDSGGGAGIQADLRTFAMLGVHGCVAVAAVTVQNSVGVKGFHEVPVDIIAGQMQVVAEDIGFQAAKTGMLASAEIIGAVAETWRGLGTDAPLVVDPVCASMHGDPLLHPSALDSVRNDLFPIASLVTPNLDEVRLITGIEVVDEAMQRDAAKALHALGPAWALVKGGHLRTSAQSPDLLYNGTDFYEFAAERIDTGHDHGAGDTLAAAAACALAHGMEMPDAVAFAKGWVTECLRAAYPLGHGHGPVSALFRLQRGS from the coding sequence GTGAAGCTGCTACCGCTGACGCCGCCGGGGCAGACCCCGACCCGGGTGATGACCATCGCAGGCACCGATTCCGGTGGCGGCGCGGGCATCCAGGCCGATCTGCGCACGTTCGCCATGCTTGGCGTGCACGGCTGCGTCGCGGTGGCGGCCGTCACGGTGCAGAACTCGGTGGGGGTCAAGGGGTTTCACGAGGTTCCCGTCGACATCATCGCGGGCCAGATGCAGGTGGTCGCCGAGGACATCGGATTCCAGGCCGCCAAGACCGGCATGCTGGCGTCGGCGGAGATCATCGGCGCGGTCGCCGAGACGTGGCGCGGGCTGGGTACCGACGCCCCGCTGGTGGTCGACCCGGTGTGCGCGTCGATGCACGGCGATCCGCTGCTGCATCCCAGCGCGCTCGATTCGGTTCGCAACGACCTGTTCCCGATCGCCTCGCTGGTGACACCGAACCTCGACGAGGTCAGGCTCATCACCGGCATCGAGGTCGTGGACGAGGCGATGCAACGCGACGCGGCCAAGGCCCTGCACGCGCTGGGCCCGGCGTGGGCGCTGGTCAAGGGCGGGCACCTGCGCACCTCGGCACAGAGCCCGGATCTGCTCTACAACGGCACCGACTTCTACGAGTTCGCCGCCGAGCGGATCGACACCGGACACGACCACGGTGCGGGCGACACCCTGGCCGCGGCCGCGGCCTGCGCGCTCGCGCACGGCATGGAAATGCCCGACGCGGTCGCGTTCGCCAAGGGCTGGGTCACCGAATGCCTGCGTGCGGCATACCCGTTGGGCCACGGCCACGGCCCCGTCTCGGCGCTGTTCAGGTTGCAGCGTGGCTCGTGA
- a CDS encoding cytochrome P450 produces MVEIDSRPVTELPLAPRNPLPYREQIRCLRSFIDGMQRLCDAGGPVTRIVLGPRWLLPQALLITSPQGAHDVLSRPDSIADRGGSRNMRELQRHMGGNLLDLQHDRWLPRRRTLQPLFTKKHVPRFAGHMAAAAQSVADSWADRATVDLDRACRALTLRALGRSVFGVDLDDRAEDVGAVNVESQKPDFSVETPFTVIAAAPVPARVTRR; encoded by the coding sequence ATGGTCGAGATCGACAGCCGCCCGGTGACGGAGTTGCCGCTCGCGCCGCGCAATCCACTGCCCTACCGCGAGCAGATCCGGTGCCTGCGCTCGTTCATCGACGGTATGCAGCGGTTGTGTGACGCCGGTGGCCCGGTCACCCGCATCGTCCTCGGACCGCGGTGGCTGCTGCCCCAGGCGCTGCTGATCACCTCGCCGCAGGGCGCTCACGATGTACTGAGTCGTCCCGACTCGATCGCCGATCGCGGCGGGTCGCGCAACATGCGCGAACTGCAGCGCCACATGGGCGGCAATCTCCTTGACCTGCAGCATGATCGGTGGTTGCCACGGCGGCGCACATTGCAGCCGTTGTTCACCAAGAAGCATGTGCCCCGCTTCGCAGGCCATATGGCGGCCGCGGCACAATCGGTGGCCGACTCATGGGCCGACCGAGCAACCGTCGATCTGGACAGGGCGTGCCGGGCCTTGACCTTACGGGCCCTGGGACGTTCGGTGTTCGGCGTCGACCTCGATGACCGTGCCGAAGACGTCGGCGCGGTGAACGTCGAGTCCCAGAAACCCGACTTCTCGGTGGAGACCCCCTTCACCGTGATCGCCGCGGCGCCGGTTCCGGCCCGTGTCACCAGGAGGTAA
- a CDS encoding amidase → MNTGVMTPLAYLNAADARKAFRSRELSPLDVLDAQIAQIEAHNGDRTTGINAFCETLFDDARAQARAAADIYTRCAASGDEPPPLLGLTVATKEKHGIAGLRLEQGLAAHRGRIAEHDHPVVERIRAAGGIIHARTTSPEFSCATVTHSPMWGITRNPWNLQASPGGSSGGAGAALAAGFTTLATASDIAGSTRIPAGFTGTVGYKAPYGRIPGLPPLAADWYRGDGPMARTVADVALLSAVMSGRHPVDHASWGPANQSPLRTGGVRGLRIGLSVHLGDFPVADSVAANTRAVAEALGRAGAEIVDIDLPWTTARIRDTIFAHFGHILAPAMVREIGDTEGEVAAYTRQFIADATAAAQRCPLVESLAADARVQHELAVAMRDVDALVCPTSAVTSLRADGDYLDGIDTESGHREHYWEGHMTSPFNVANRCAVLSVPSGLSPEGVPAGVQIVSHPHDEATAFHVAHAVQALVGFDERPQMSGGA, encoded by the coding sequence ATGAACACGGGCGTGATGACGCCGCTGGCCTACCTGAACGCCGCCGACGCCAGGAAAGCCTTTCGCAGCCGCGAACTCTCACCGCTGGATGTGCTCGACGCGCAGATCGCGCAGATCGAGGCGCACAACGGCGACCGCACCACCGGCATCAACGCGTTCTGCGAGACGTTGTTCGACGACGCCCGGGCGCAGGCCCGCGCCGCCGCCGACATCTACACGCGCTGCGCCGCCTCCGGTGACGAGCCGCCGCCGCTGCTGGGGCTGACCGTCGCGACCAAGGAGAAGCACGGCATCGCGGGCCTGCGCCTGGAGCAGGGCCTGGCGGCCCATCGCGGGCGTATCGCCGAGCACGACCATCCCGTCGTCGAACGCATCAGGGCCGCGGGCGGCATCATCCACGCGCGCACCACGAGCCCGGAGTTCAGCTGCGCCACCGTCACCCACTCACCGATGTGGGGGATCACCCGCAACCCGTGGAACCTGCAGGCCTCACCCGGCGGTTCGTCCGGCGGTGCGGGCGCGGCACTGGCCGCCGGGTTCACCACGCTGGCCACCGCCTCCGACATCGCCGGATCCACCCGCATCCCGGCCGGTTTCACCGGCACCGTGGGATACAAGGCGCCCTACGGCCGCATCCCGGGGCTGCCGCCGCTGGCCGCGGACTGGTACCGCGGCGACGGGCCGATGGCACGCACCGTGGCCGACGTCGCGCTGCTGAGCGCGGTCATGTCCGGACGTCACCCGGTCGACCACGCCTCATGGGGCCCGGCGAATCAGTCGCCGCTGCGCACCGGGGGTGTGCGAGGTCTGCGGATCGGGTTGTCGGTGCATCTCGGTGACTTTCCCGTCGCGGATTCGGTGGCCGCCAACACCCGGGCAGTGGCCGAGGCGCTCGGCCGGGCCGGTGCCGAGATCGTCGACATCGACCTGCCCTGGACCACCGCGCGGATCAGGGACACCATCTTCGCGCACTTCGGCCACATCCTGGCACCGGCCATGGTGCGGGAAATCGGGGACACCGAAGGCGAAGTGGCCGCCTACACACGGCAGTTCATCGCGGACGCGACCGCCGCGGCGCAGCGCTGCCCACTCGTGGAGTCACTGGCCGCCGACGCCCGCGTGCAACACGAACTGGCCGTCGCGATGCGCGATGTCGACGCGCTGGTGTGCCCCACCTCCGCGGTGACATCACTGCGTGCCGACGGCGACTACCTGGACGGCATCGACACCGAATCCGGCCACCGCGAACACTATTGGGAAGGCCACATGACCAGTCCGTTCAATGTGGCCAACCGCTGCGCGGTGCTCTCGGTGCCCAGCGGACTGTCACCGGAAGGCGTTCCCGCCGGCGTCCAGATCGTCAGCCATCCGCACGACGAGGCGACGGCATTCCACGTCGCGCACGCCGTGCAGGCCCTGGTCGGGTTCGACGAGCGACCGCAGATGTCCGGCGGCGCCTGA
- a CDS encoding MFS transporter produces MTQTDQQAAAETPAVRPAASETSDKQPSTGMQKRVLAGGGIGQFIEFYDFTLYGLSAVTLAKLFFPGGSSLAGLLATFATFGVAFFVRPLGGLFFGALGDRIGRRKVLFLTLLLIGTATALIGMLPTHASIGIAAPILLVACRLIQGFSAGGESVGAPAFVFEHAPLDRRGFWLNITIAATALPSVVGGTLILILSSTMTPAAFESFGWRIPFLLALPLAVFGVWIRAKTEESEAFKEVLAKHEHKEFSPIRETFRENKVRMAQVIFVMGLTAMGFYFLSGYFVSYVQTTGNLSREQSLLINAIAMACYALLLPVGGIIGDRVGRKPMLIAGSAALLVLAIPCFMLVTSGSLALAMTGQLLFVVPLCIYGGGCYTFFVEVFTTATRFTSAAISYNVAYAVFGGTAPFVGTMLVSSTELDSAPGYYMAAAAAVVLLLLLFARVPETRRRIG; encoded by the coding sequence ATGACGCAGACAGACCAGCAGGCAGCCGCAGAGACCCCCGCCGTCCGTCCCGCCGCGTCGGAGACGTCCGACAAGCAGCCCAGCACGGGCATGCAGAAACGGGTCCTGGCCGGCGGCGGCATCGGGCAGTTCATCGAGTTCTACGACTTCACCCTCTACGGCCTGTCCGCGGTGACGCTGGCCAAGCTGTTCTTCCCGGGCGGCAGCAGTCTGGCCGGTCTGTTGGCCACCTTCGCCACGTTCGGCGTGGCGTTCTTCGTGCGGCCACTGGGCGGGCTGTTCTTCGGCGCACTCGGCGACCGCATCGGCCGCCGCAAGGTCCTGTTCCTCACGCTGCTGCTGATCGGCACGGCCACCGCCCTGATCGGCATGCTCCCCACACACGCCAGCATCGGGATCGCCGCGCCGATCCTGCTCGTGGCCTGCCGGCTGATCCAGGGCTTCTCCGCGGGCGGCGAATCGGTGGGCGCTCCGGCGTTCGTCTTCGAACACGCCCCGCTGGACCGGCGCGGCTTCTGGCTCAACATCACGATCGCCGCGACCGCACTGCCCTCGGTGGTGGGCGGCACGCTGATCCTCATCCTGTCCTCGACCATGACCCCGGCGGCGTTCGAGTCCTTCGGGTGGCGCATCCCGTTCCTGCTCGCGCTGCCGCTCGCGGTCTTCGGCGTGTGGATCCGCGCGAAAACCGAAGAGTCCGAGGCGTTCAAAGAGGTGCTGGCCAAGCACGAGCACAAGGAGTTCAGCCCGATCCGGGAGACGTTCCGCGAGAACAAGGTCCGCATGGCCCAGGTCATCTTCGTCATGGGCCTGACCGCCATGGGCTTCTACTTCCTGTCCGGCTACTTCGTCTCCTACGTCCAGACCACCGGCAACCTGAGCCGCGAACAGTCCCTGCTGATCAACGCGATCGCCATGGCCTGCTACGCGCTGCTGCTCCCAGTCGGCGGCATCATCGGCGACCGGGTCGGACGCAAACCCATGCTGATCGCCGGATCGGCCGCGCTGCTGGTGCTGGCGATCCCGTGCTTCATGCTCGTCACCAGCGGCTCGCTGGCGCTCGCCATGACCGGCCAGCTGCTGTTCGTGGTGCCGCTGTGCATCTACGGCGGTGGCTGCTACACGTTCTTCGTCGAGGTCTTCACCACCGCAACGCGTTTCACCTCCGCGGCGATCAGCTACAACGTGGCCTACGCGGTGTTCGGCGGCACCGCACCGTTCGTCGGCACGATGCTGGTGTCCTCCACCGAACTCGACTCCGCCCCCGGCTACTACATGGCCGCGGCCGCCGCGGTGGTCCTGCTCCTGCTGCTGTTCGCGCGGGTGCCGGAGACCCGCCGCCGCATCGGCTGA
- a CDS encoding flavin-containing monooxygenase translates to MQPGVHDAVIVGAGFAGIGAAIQLKRLGFDDFVILEREDDLGGTWHVNRYPGLAVDVPTTTYSYFFEPNPNWSRLFSTGSEIKQYADDVADKYDVRRHIRFNTTVTGARWDGDDDVWQVSLATGEHLRARFLLTATGFLSQPHTPDIPGITEFDGRIIHTTDWDDGYSLYGRRVAIIGTGATAVQLIPELAERVAELTVYQRTPIWVVPKVDVRFPQAIKRLFAGVPLTQRAVRAVTDAIYAFLVDTAVLRHRYFRRLNIAAADLGRMHLAASIRDPQLRRKLTPDYDFGCKRPTFSNSYYRAFTLPHVHLQADGIERIEADGIVNADGTKTAIDTLVLATGFDLWEANFPAIEVIGRQGRNLGKWWRETRFQAYQGVSMPYFPNYLSLASPYAFLGLNFFNTMEYQMRLMDRLFGEVKRRAATTFEVTEDANRRYLDRMTDLLGDSLFTLGNCTSARSYYFNPSGEATLLRPMTTRRAVAEASRFPLSDYIFA, encoded by the coding sequence ATGCAACCGGGGGTGCACGACGCGGTGATCGTCGGGGCCGGCTTTGCCGGGATCGGGGCGGCGATCCAGCTCAAACGGCTGGGGTTCGACGACTTCGTGATCCTCGAGCGCGAGGACGACCTGGGCGGCACGTGGCACGTCAACCGCTACCCCGGCCTGGCCGTCGACGTGCCCACCACGACCTACTCGTACTTTTTCGAACCCAATCCGAACTGGTCACGGCTGTTCTCGACGGGTTCGGAGATCAAGCAGTACGCCGACGACGTCGCCGACAAATACGACGTCCGGCGCCACATCCGGTTCAACACCACGGTCACGGGCGCCCGCTGGGACGGCGACGACGACGTCTGGCAGGTGTCGCTCGCGACGGGTGAGCACCTGCGGGCGCGTTTCCTGCTCACGGCGACCGGTTTCCTGTCCCAACCGCACACCCCCGACATCCCCGGCATCACCGAGTTCGACGGCAGGATCATCCACACCACCGACTGGGACGACGGGTACTCGCTGTACGGCCGGCGCGTCGCCATCATCGGCACGGGCGCCACCGCGGTGCAGCTCATCCCCGAACTGGCCGAACGCGTCGCCGAGCTGACCGTCTACCAGCGCACCCCGATCTGGGTGGTGCCGAAGGTCGACGTGCGGTTCCCGCAGGCGATCAAGAGGCTGTTCGCAGGTGTGCCGTTGACGCAGCGCGCGGTGCGCGCGGTCACCGACGCGATCTACGCGTTCCTGGTGGACACCGCGGTGCTCAGGCACCGGTACTTCCGCCGGCTCAACATCGCCGCGGCCGATCTCGGCCGGATGCATCTGGCGGCGTCGATCCGTGACCCGCAGCTGCGCCGCAAGCTGACGCCGGACTACGACTTCGGTTGCAAGCGGCCGACATTCTCCAACAGCTACTACCGGGCGTTCACGTTGCCGCACGTGCACCTGCAGGCCGACGGGATCGAGCGCATCGAGGCCGATGGGATCGTCAACGCCGACGGCACCAAGACCGCCATCGACACCCTGGTGCTCGCGACCGGTTTCGACCTGTGGGAGGCCAACTTCCCGGCGATCGAGGTGATCGGCAGGCAGGGGCGCAATCTCGGCAAGTGGTGGCGTGAGACAAGATTCCAGGCGTACCAGGGCGTCTCGATGCCGTATTTCCCCAACTACCTGAGCCTGGCGAGTCCGTATGCGTTCCTCGGCCTGAACTTCTTCAACACCATGGAGTACCAGATGCGGCTCATGGACCGGTTGTTCGGCGAGGTCAAGCGGCGCGCAGCGACCACCTTCGAGGTCACCGAGGACGCCAACCGGCGGTATCTGGATCGCATGACCGATCTCCTCGGCGATTCGCTGTTCACCCTCGGCAACTGCACATCGGCACGGTCGTACTATTTCAATCCGAGCGGCGAGGCAACGCTGCTCCGGCCGATGACGACCCGAAGGGCCGTCGCGGAAGCCTCACGATTCCCGTTGAGCGACTACATCTTTGCCTGA
- a CDS encoding DUF3303 domain-containing protein: MKFIVHWTQSQAGFRDAVDKFKKTGAQVPEGVTLLGRWWGMNGQGFAIVETDDAKAMFESAAEWGEFLTMDVTPAVEDAEAGEVLAKLY, encoded by the coding sequence ATGAAGTTCATCGTGCACTGGACGCAGTCGCAGGCAGGCTTTCGCGATGCGGTCGACAAGTTCAAGAAGACCGGCGCCCAGGTGCCCGAAGGGGTGACACTGCTGGGCCGGTGGTGGGGCATGAACGGGCAGGGCTTCGCGATCGTCGAAACCGACGACGCCAAGGCGATGTTCGAGTCCGCGGCCGAGTGGGGTGAGTTCCTCACGATGGATGTCACCCCGGCGGTCGAGGACGCCGAGGCCGGTGAGGTTCTGGCGAAGCTCTACTGA
- a CDS encoding TetR/AcrR family transcriptional regulator translates to MARTPLGPTTSGSRIVRRRPKDRKAQIARASAEAFSALGYHGVSMEAIASRVGISAAALYRHYSSKYELFRDAVLNLGQQLVDSTAFADTADDEDPRERLRRLTGALTDTSLANRESGGLYRWEARYLDDDDQAALNAQMRTVHHRIQQPLQKLRPELGSRERWMLSTATLSVIGSVVDHRAKLPAGQIREVLGEIVDSVLAADLPELPEPTATAAPAPPMVSTAKYEALLTESMRLFNENGYRDTTMEDIAAAVGMPASGIYRYFSGKADILAAGFRRAADRLSADMAEILNAGGEPEEILAALIDDYIARSFDRPELEHVYYTERLNMTAADQKILRDLQRSAVESWVEVVMPVRPHWSAGQARFAVHAAMALVIDLGRLMGYQNSEQARAVVATMVDHALLGRYRLRTALPAR, encoded by the coding sequence ATGGCGCGCACCCCGCTCGGTCCGACCACGAGCGGATCCAGAATTGTGCGACGTCGGCCCAAAGACCGAAAAGCCCAGATCGCACGGGCTTCCGCCGAGGCGTTCAGCGCGCTCGGCTACCACGGCGTCAGCATGGAGGCCATCGCGTCGCGGGTCGGGATCTCCGCGGCCGCGCTGTATCGGCACTACTCCAGTAAATACGAGCTGTTCCGCGACGCCGTGCTCAATCTCGGGCAGCAACTCGTCGACAGCACCGCGTTCGCGGACACCGCCGACGATGAGGATCCACGCGAGCGGTTGCGCCGGCTCACCGGTGCGCTGACCGACACGTCGTTGGCGAACCGGGAATCCGGCGGCCTCTACCGCTGGGAGGCCCGCTACCTCGACGACGACGATCAGGCGGCCCTGAACGCGCAGATGCGCACGGTGCACCACCGCATCCAGCAGCCGCTGCAGAAGCTGCGTCCGGAACTGGGCTCGCGGGAGCGGTGGATGCTGTCCACCGCGACGCTCAGTGTGATCGGCAGCGTCGTGGACCACCGCGCCAAACTGCCCGCAGGCCAGATCCGTGAGGTGCTCGGCGAGATCGTCGACAGCGTGCTGGCCGCCGACTTGCCGGAGCTCCCCGAACCCACCGCGACCGCGGCTCCCGCGCCACCCATGGTGAGCACGGCGAAATACGAAGCGCTGCTGACCGAATCGATGCGGTTGTTCAACGAGAACGGCTACCGCGACACCACGATGGAGGACATCGCCGCGGCAGTCGGCATGCCCGCCTCGGGGATCTACCGGTACTTCTCCGGCAAGGCCGACATCCTGGCCGCCGGTTTCCGGCGCGCCGCCGACCGGCTGTCGGCGGACATGGCCGAGATCCTCAACGCCGGAGGCGAACCCGAGGAGATCCTGGCCGCCCTCATCGACGACTACATCGCCAGGTCCTTCGACCGCCCCGAGTTGGAACACGTCTACTACACCGAGCGGCTCAACATGACCGCGGCGGACCAGAAGATCCTGCGTGACCTGCAGCGCTCGGCCGTCGAATCGTGGGTCGAGGTGGTGATGCCGGTGCGGCCGCACTGGTCCGCCGGGCAGGCGCGGTTCGCCGTTCATGCCGCCATGGCGTTGGTGATCGACCTGGGCCGGCTCATGGGATACCAGAATTCCGAGCAGGCCCGGGCCGTGGTGGCGACCATGGTCGATCACGCGCTGTTGGGCCGCTACCGGTTACGGACGGCGTTGCCCGCCAGGTAG
- a CDS encoding alpha/beta family hydrolase produces the protein MARDPLAGLEAIAGVAHEPQTDPRGVVVLTHGAGGNRDGALLTRICDEWATRGWLAIRYNLPYRRRRPKGPPSGSARADQDGVAEAIAFARGLTDGPVLAGGHSYGGRMTSMVAAEAGGMDVLTLFSYPVHPPGKPERARTEHLPNITVPTVFTHGSSDPFGTIDEVTAAAALVGGPTEVVAIDGARHDLASRTHDVPALAVDAALRLLDIVGT, from the coding sequence GTGGCTCGTGACCCGCTTGCGGGCCTCGAGGCCATCGCAGGCGTCGCGCATGAACCGCAGACCGACCCGCGCGGTGTCGTGGTGCTCACCCACGGCGCGGGCGGTAACCGCGACGGCGCACTGCTGACCCGGATCTGCGACGAATGGGCCACGCGGGGCTGGCTGGCCATCCGCTACAACCTGCCCTACCGCCGGCGTCGCCCCAAGGGCCCACCCTCGGGATCGGCCAGGGCCGATCAGGACGGCGTCGCCGAGGCCATCGCCTTCGCCCGCGGGCTCACCGACGGGCCCGTGCTCGCAGGCGGGCACTCCTACGGCGGTCGGATGACCTCGATGGTGGCGGCCGAGGCCGGCGGTATGGACGTGCTGACGCTGTTCTCATATCCGGTGCACCCGCCCGGCAAGCCCGAACGCGCCCGCACCGAGCATCTGCCGAACATCACTGTGCCGACGGTGTTCACGCACGGTTCGTCGGATCCGTTCGGCACGATCGACGAGGTCACCGCGGCCGCGGCCCTGGTCGGCGGACCCACCGAGGTGGTCGCGATCGACGGGGCACGACATGACCTCGCGTCCAGGACGCACGACGTGCCGGCCCTTGCGGTCGATGCGGCACTGCGGCTCCTCGATATCGTCGGGACATGA
- a CDS encoding M20 family metallo-hydrolase has translation MSATAFLADFHHVATFGATENQGVDRQAATPEDKLSRDWFAEFANRRGWELRVDGIGNMFALIEFVPGAPYILIGSHLDSQPLGGRFDGAYGVIAALHAAERVEQRINAGTGTDSGEVRYNLAVVNWFNEEGGRFAPSIMGSSVFAGLMDEDEMLAVRDLSGVTVDEALTAIGYRGADARPEVAGYAEIHIEQGRILEREGIALGAVDSSWYTQKLDIEVLGEQSHTGATAMADRRDALVAASKVVLLVHDVVGQFPDEAGQEVIVSSVGRFTVEPNSPIVVPRRVHLVADLRSASPEIVAAARSSLLADIAEVAQAHDIRINVRDFDIRDIQRFPQAGIELTQKVAADLGLSVRPIRTMAGHDSVPMNRIVPTVMMFIPSVDGVSHCEREFSTDEDMVAGVDALTGVAWEMVHGALAQQTVAR, from the coding sequence ATGTCTGCAACCGCTTTTCTCGCCGACTTCCATCACGTCGCCACCTTCGGTGCCACCGAGAACCAGGGCGTCGACCGGCAGGCGGCCACCCCCGAGGACAAGCTGAGCCGCGACTGGTTCGCGGAGTTCGCCAACCGACGCGGGTGGGAGCTGCGCGTCGACGGCATCGGAAACATGTTCGCGCTCATCGAGTTCGTTCCCGGCGCGCCGTACATCCTGATCGGGTCGCACCTCGACTCGCAGCCCCTCGGCGGCCGGTTCGACGGGGCGTACGGCGTCATCGCCGCGCTGCACGCCGCCGAACGCGTCGAACAGCGCATCAACGCCGGCACCGGCACCGACAGCGGCGAGGTGCGATACAACCTGGCGGTCGTCAACTGGTTCAACGAGGAGGGCGGCCGGTTCGCCCCGTCGATCATGGGCTCCTCGGTGTTCGCCGGGCTGATGGACGAGGACGAGATGCTCGCCGTGCGTGACCTTTCCGGCGTCACCGTCGACGAGGCGCTCACCGCGATCGGCTACCGCGGCGCCGACGCTCGACCGGAGGTGGCGGGCTACGCCGAGATCCACATCGAGCAGGGCCGCATCCTGGAACGTGAGGGCATCGCGCTGGGCGCGGTCGACTCGTCCTGGTACACCCAGAAACTCGACATCGAGGTGCTCGGCGAGCAGTCACACACCGGGGCGACCGCGATGGCCGACCGCCGCGACGCCCTGGTGGCCGCCAGCAAGGTGGTGCTGCTCGTGCACGACGTCGTCGGCCAGTTCCCGGACGAGGCCGGCCAAGAGGTTATCGTGTCGTCGGTCGGCCGTTTCACGGTCGAACCCAACTCACCGATCGTGGTGCCCCGCCGGGTGCACCTGGTAGCCGACCTGCGCTCGGCGTCACCCGAGATCGTCGCGGCCGCACGGTCGAGCCTGCTCGCCGACATCGCCGAGGTCGCCCAGGCGCACGACATCCGGATCAACGTGCGCGACTTCGACATCCGCGACATCCAGCGCTTCCCACAAGCCGGCATCGAGCTGACCCAGAAGGTCGCCGCCGACCTCGGGCTCAGCGTGCGGCCGATCCGCACCATGGCCGGGCACGACTCGGTGCCGATGAACCGCATCGTGCCGACGGTGATGATGTTCATCCCGTCGGTCGACGGCGTCAGCCACTGCGAGCGCGAATTCAGCACCGACGAGGACATGGTCGCCGGCGTCGACGCGCTGACCGGCGTGGCCTGGGAGATGGTGCACGGCGCCCTCGCACAGCAGACGGTGGCCCGATGA